A genomic window from Etheostoma spectabile isolate EspeVRDwgs_2016 chromosome 13, UIUC_Espe_1.0, whole genome shotgun sequence includes:
- the si:dkey-175g6.2 gene encoding stress response protein NST1: MVMTCHHAPSTAHLILLVLLIVTPHLAGTAPAWGEGREGGMEGRTRTDLKKDNLAPFLLPPPQSLSSPDNVSLDRGWGLGQDDQSDKLMDPAQVLAVLLEALDHPGESEIQASRDRDWEEDQSQELPSIEGLEGGEIRRTGGERGVEEEGRVADKAIEQLIVSHLTAAQSDDLKERDEEDKNTRSEQDQGWSMEDVEADSVNEEEGKEDEGQEDEKYLESFLNKARLSSASQGDDPSLQRKIRGYFQNIDLGLQDNEILPPLKGYKAYNTQLARAGKKLHWEENQSHNRPTKGGNFMDDFEDEGEELEEEVEEEEESLSHMEEEARARAEKQEVLRQQEEAERAREEEQRLADIASDMLLQYMGRKQQSYMKPRQKSSMGAASNTAEDKRSEEVIADEDDLDQQMIDRLIEISSKLHLPADDVIEIISDVEEKKKKRKELQQLPTNSNPVAPRFRPLVPPPLAAPPIYHYTASKNPKKAPYRFNKSNKKWHKDKVKSYKQDYWYKPQKQLDYWYKPQKQFLAFPSYPYYQKPYRAYYPVYFPYPKPQYYGKPSPSRDQPFGPQELDFQTPRRRHRAGGKNRGQGWRQQPAPRLPLTPYISNYILPHPRTYQPLPPPKPITTPTRGRRPPYYYQQVTPGDDYEEDGLVPQLDSEEELENFIERIYMKRRMY, from the coding sequence ATGGTCATGACCTGTCATCACGCCCCTTCCACAGCCCACCTCATCCTATTGGTCCTGCTCATTGTCACTCCACATCTGGCTGGCACCGCCCCTGCGTGGGGtgagggaagagagggagggatggaggggcGCACCCGGACAGACCTTAAAAAGGACAACCTCGCCCCCTTTCTCTTACCCCCACCCCAGAGTCTCTCCAGCCCTGACAATGTGTCGCTAGACCGTGGCTGGGGCCTGGGTCAAGATGACCAATCAGATAAATTGATGGACCCTGCGCAGGTGCTTGCTGTTCTTCTGGAGGCCCTGGACCACCCAGGGGAGAGTGAAATCCAGGCgagcagagacagagactgggaAGAGGATCAGAGTCAGGAGCTGCCCTCCATTGAAGGCCTGGAGGGTGGTGAGATAAGGagaacagggggagagaggggggtggaggaggaggggcgAGTGGCTGATAAGGCTATTGAACAGCTAATTGTAAGCCATTTGACAGCTGCTCAGAGTGATGACTTAAAGGAAAGGGATGAggaggataaaaacacaaggtCAGAGCAGGATCAAGGGTGGTCCATGGAGGATGTGGAAGCTGATAGTGTAAATGAGGAAGAAGGGAAAGAAGATGAGGGGCAGGAGGATGAAAAGTATTTAGAAAGTTTCTTAAACAAGGCCAGACTAAGTTCCGCCTCACAGGGAGATGATCCTTCTCTGCAGCGCAAAATAAGAGGTTACTTCCAAAACATTGACTTGGGTCTCCAAGATAATGAGATCCTGCCTCCTCTGAAGGGCTACAAGGCATACAACACTCAGCTAGCACGAGCCGGAAAAAAGCTGCACTGGGAGGAGAACCAGTCCCATAACCGACCCACCAAGGGGGGCAACTTCATGGATGACTTTGAGGATGAGggagaggagctggaggaggaggttgaagaagaagaggagagccTCTCCCATATGGAAGAGGAGGCGAGAGCACGCGCAGAGAAACAGGAGGTGCTCCGGCAGCAGGAGGAGGCGGAGCGAGCTagagaggaggagcagaggcTGGCAGACATCGCCTCTGACATGCTGCTGCAGTACATGGGGAGGAAGCAGCAGTCCTACATGAAGCCCCGGCAGAAAAGCAGCATGGGGGCCGCTAGCAACACCGCCGAGGACAAGCGTTCCGAGGAGGTCATCGCTGATGAAGACGACCTGGACCAGCAAATGATCGACAGGCTGATTGAGATCAGCAGCAAGCTGCATCTGCCTGCTGACGATGTGATTGAGATTATCAGTGatgtggaggagaagaagaagaaaaggaaagagttGCAACAGCTGCCTACCAACAGCAACCCTGTCGCCCCGCGCTTCAGGCCTCTGGTACCTCCTCCTCTGGCTGCTCCGCCTATCTACCACTACACTGCCTCAAAAAACCCCAAGAAAGCCCCTTATAGGTTCAACAAGTCCAACAAGAAATGGCACAAGGACAAAGTCAAGTCATACAAGCAGGACTATTGGTATAAGCCTCAGAAGCAGCTTGACTACTGGTATAAACCCCAGAAACAGTTTTTAGCCTTTCCCTCTTATCCATACTACCAGAAGCCATATCGAGCATACTACCCTGTTTATTTCCCATATCCCAAACCACAATATTATGGCAAGCCCTCCCCTTCCAGAGACCAGCCATTTGGCCCCCAGGAACTTGATTTCCAGACCCCAAGGCGCAGGCACAGGGCTGGGGGTAAGAATCGTGGGCAGGGCTGGAGGCAGCAGCCAGCGCCACGCCTGCCTCTTACCCCTTATATCTCTAACTATATCCTTCCTCATCCACGGACCTACCAACCCTTACCTCCGCCCAAACCAATAACCACGCCCACTAGAGGCAGGCGACCCCCGTACTACTATCAACAAGTCACACCGGGAGATGATTATGAGGAAGATGGGCTGGTGCCTCAGCTGGACAGTGAGGAGGAACTGGAAAACTTTATTGAGAGGATCTACATGAAACGCAGAATGTACTGA